The sequence CGAGGCCGTCCTGCGCTCGAGCAGCGTGACCGCGTCTCCGAGCGCGCCGGGTTCGGTGAGGATCGTCGTGATGTCCTTGAAGACGACGGGCGGCCTGGGGAAGTCGGGGACGTTCCTGATCAGCCTCTCGAGATCCTCTGCGTTCCTCATGACCGTCTCCTCCCGCACTCCTCGACGAACGAGAAGGCCTCCTCCGGGGTCGCGGCCTGGGCCACGCCCGGTATCACTGACCATGTCCCGTGGCAGCACACAGGCCTCCCGGCCTGGAGCGCGCATGCGATCTCGGACAGTGTGCCGTTCGCGCCGCCGACCGCCACGAGGCACGATCCGGCAAGGGCCACGGCCCTGTTCCGGCCGAGCCCGAGCCCGGTGGGCAGAACGATGTCCAGAAAGGGATTCCCCTCGGAAGGATCCGTGCCGGGCAGGATACCGACAGTCAGCCCGCCGGCGTCCCGTGCGCCCCTGCAGGCCTCCTCCATCACGCCGGGGCCTCCACCGCAGACCACGGTGTAGCCGGACGAGCCGAGAAGGAAGCCCAGCCTCCTCGCGAATGCGAGATCCCCTTCGGGCGCATCCGCGGAACCGGCGATCGAAACCGTGCTGAAAGGTCCGGCCATCGGACTCCCGGAGAAATGTGGTCGGGGCGAGAGGATTTGAACCTCCGACCTCCTGGTCCCGAACCAGGCGCGCTAGCCGGACTGCGCTACGCCCCGACGGTCACCGAATCTAGCTTGGCACTCTCCGGAGGGTCAACGCCCGATGAGGAAACCCGCTCCGGCGAGCACTCCGGTCATCACGAGGGTCACTATCGCCCCGGCCCCCGCCACTCCGAGCGCGATCGAGGGAAGGGCCAGACGGAACGGGATGCCGAAGAGCATGGCGGCCACGCACCCCGACCAGGCTCCGGTCATCGGCAGGGGTATGGCCACGAACACGGCCAGACCGAGCGCCTCGTACTTCTCTATGCTGCTCCCGGCCCTCTTCCTGGCCCGCTCGAACACTCCCTCGAAGAACCTCCTGAAGATCCGCCACCTCGAGAGGAACCTGCTGACGGGGTCCAGCAGCCAGAGTATGAAGGGCACCGGGAGCATGTTGCCCGCGACCGCGAGGATGTAGATCTGCCACCAGTTCCAGCCCCACGCGTCCTTCATCAGGGTGAACGCTATCGGGATGCTCGCCCTGAGCTCCGTGAGGGGGATCGCGGAGAGCAGCAGCATCTGGGCCCAGTCGGGCAGGAATGCCAGTTTAGCGAGGATCCATTCACCCATCCGACCCGAACCTCCCAGTGAGCGGCACGAACCTGCAGGGCACGGCCTCACCGTACTCGGCCACCATGCCGCCGGTCTTCCTGAAGAACCTGAGCACCTGCCCCCCGTCGGCCTGTACCGGGGCTCCCAGCCTGCCCCCCTCGGAGAGCTGGTCGAAGAGGGCGGGGTGGACCGA comes from Candidatus Fermentibacter sp. and encodes:
- a CDS encoding small multi-drug export protein, giving the protein MGEWILAKLAFLPDWAQMLLLSAIPLTELRASIPIAFTLMKDAWGWNWWQIYILAVAGNMLPVPFILWLLDPVSRFLSRWRIFRRFFEGVFERARKRAGSSIEKYEALGLAVFVAIPLPMTGAWSGCVAAMLFGIPFRLALPSIALGVAGAGAIVTLVMTGVLAGAGFLIGR
- a CDS encoding TIGR00725 family protein, with translation MAGPFSTVSIAGSADAPEGDLAFARRLGFLLGSSGYTVVCGGGPGVMEEACRGARDAGGLTVGILPGTDPSEGNPFLDIVLPTGLGLGRNRAVALAGSCLVAVGGANGTLSEIACALQAGRPVCCHGTWSVIPGVAQAATPEEAFSFVEECGRRRS